In Magnolia sinica isolate HGM2019 chromosome 12, MsV1, whole genome shotgun sequence, a single genomic region encodes these proteins:
- the LOC131220397 gene encoding adenosine kinase 2-like: protein MYEEMATKDNVEYIAGGATQNSIKVAQWMLQTPGATSYMGCIGKDKFGEEMKKNSKLAGVNVHYYEDESAPTGTCAVCVVGGERSVSP, encoded by the exons ATGTATGAAGAAATGGCCACAAAAGACAATGTGGAGTACATTGCAGGAG GGGCTACTCAAAATTCAATCAAGGTTGCCCAG TGGATGTTACAAACTCCTGGTGCGACTAGTTATATGGGTTGCATTGGGAAGGACAAGTTCGGggaggaaatgaagaaaaactcgAAACTTGCAGGTGTTAAT GTTCATTACTATGAGGACGAATCTGCCCCAACTGGTACTTGTGCTGTTTGTGTTGTTGGTGGTGAAAGGTCAGTTTCTCCATGA